The Agelaius phoeniceus isolate bAgePho1 chromosome 4, bAgePho1.hap1, whole genome shotgun sequence genome includes a region encoding these proteins:
- the SPCS3 gene encoding signal peptidase complex subunit 3, whose protein sequence is MNTVLSRANSLFAFSLSVMAALTFGCFITTAFKERSVPVRIAVSRVTLKNVEDFTGPRERSDLGFVTFDITADLQSIFDWNVKQLFLYLSAEYSTKNNALNQVVLWDKIMLRGDNPRLSLKDMKSKYFFFDDGNGLKGNRNITLTLSWNVVPNAGILPLVTGSGHVSVPFPDTYETTKSY, encoded by the exons ATGAACACGGTGCTGTCCCGGGCCAACTCGCTCTTCGCCTTCTCGCTGAGCGTGATGGCGGCGCTCACCTTCGGCTGCTTCATCACCACCGCCTTCAAGGAGCGCAGCGTGCCCGTCCGCATCGCCGTCTCCCGGGTCACGCT AAAAAATGTAGAAGATTTCACTGGACCTAGAGAAAGAAGTGATCTGGGATTCGTCACATTTGACATTACTGCAG ATCTGCAGAGTATATTTGATTGGAATGTTAAACAATTGTTTCTATATTTGTCTGCAGAATATTCAACGAAAAACAAT GCCCTAAATCAGGTGGTCCTTTGGGACAAGATCATGTTGAGAGGAGATAACCCAAGGCTGTCCTTAAAAGACATGAAGTCAAAGTACTTTTTCTTTGATGATGGAAATGGTCTCAA GGGAAACAGGAATATCACCTTGACTCTCTCCTGGAATGTTGTACCAAATGCTGGCATTCTACCTCTTGTAACAGGATCAGGACATGTGTCTGTACCTTTCCCAGATACCTATGAAACAACAAAAAGTTATTAA